A single region of the Labrus bergylta chromosome 10, fLabBer1.1, whole genome shotgun sequence genome encodes:
- the lbx1a gene encoding transcription factor LBX1a — protein sequence MTSKDESKCPAGLEERRRSPLDQLPPPANSNKPLTPFSIEDILNKPSVRRSYSHVSPREKLPSVGHSLSGRALLSQTSPLCALEELASKTFKGLEVSVLQAAEGRDGLTMFGQRNNPKKRRKSRTAFTNHQIYELEKRFLYQKYLSPADRDQIAQQLGLTNAQVITWFQNRRAKLKRDLEEMKADVESAKAAGSVALDKLSKLAELEKCAAGVIGGGMVSVPGHTEHDTVPSKADNHTTVSLDSCIPHRSPPSPSSEWYGDRLSSKCCSEDEDEEIDVDD from the exons ATGACCTCTAAGGACGAGTCGAAATGCCCCGCGGGGCTCGAGGAGCGGAGACGCAGTCCGCTAGATCAGCTGCCGCCGCCGGCCAACTCCAACAAGCCGCTGACGCCTTTCAGTATCGAGGATATCCTCAACAAGCCGTCAGTAAGAAGGAGCTACTCCCATGTCTCACCCAGAGAGAAGCTGCCCTCGGTGGGCCACAGCCTGTCCGGCCGCGCGCTACTCAGCCAAACATCCCCGCTGTGCGCGCTGGAGGAGCTCGCCAGCAAAACCTTTAAGGGTCTGGAGGTCAGCGtcctgcaggctgcagagg GCCGAGACGGCCTGACGATGTTTGGTCAGAGGAACAACCCTAAGAAACGGCGGAAGTCACGCACAGCGTTCACTAACCACCAGATCTACGAGCTGGAGAAGCGCTTTCTGTATCAGAAGTACCTGAGCCCAGCAGACCGGGACCAGATCGCCCAGCAGCTCGGCCTGACCAACGCACAGGTCATAACCTGGTTTCAGAACCGGCGAGCAAAGCTCAAACGTGACCTGGAGGAGATGAAAGCGGACGTTGAGTCCGCAAAGGCCGCAGGCTCTGTGGCCTTAGATAAGCTATCCAAGCTTGCAGAGCTGGAAAAGTGCGCGGCCGGGGTTATAGGCGGGGGTATGGTTTCAGTGCCAGGCCACACTGAACATGACACTGTCCCCTCAAAGGCCGACAACCACACCACCGTGAGCCTTGACTCCTGCATACCGCACCGGTCGCCTCCTTCACCCTCGTCGGAGTGGTACGGGGACCGGCTGAGTAGCAAGTGCTGCTCGGAGGACGAAGATGAGGAGATTGACGTGGATGACTAG